From a region of the Solanum stenotomum isolate F172 chromosome 2, ASM1918654v1, whole genome shotgun sequence genome:
- the LOC125855431 gene encoding F-box/LRR-repeat protein At3g58900-like, whose translation MAKRHQLSNNFALKKCSAEDHISKLPDEILVHILSFLTVKEAADTSVLSKRWLLLWTYIYRLDFNATKPLNEVALNPKLRKMYMKKYIRWVSRTLKMCKVERLDQFRISFDLNKFAQHKIDRWLEFAVARQVQRLELDLLDGGDLPQYIGSCYNFPVQHFGLNDYDYSAQPRLNKLPPLLHNFFKSSKVLLFKSVNLTGEVVEFFIYNCPSLEELTVHASETLVNLQVVGPSVKLKYFSIWYCIALKSLKICDTNLVTLSTTLSAAQLLLVNVLMLIELHALGFPTNILDAMLPCISSCVLSQVEVLKINSDITIFGKHSEYGLVYLGKYKIPKLTMLKKFVLVLEAWEDRTFLDCTKVIEAAPQLTEFELNLIWIKPKRSKRECRKVASCPLHHLKVLKLYGYYGRTSELELVSCFLENASVLEKILVDPLPLDNFRIEGEPRESKPVRIARNTQSSSLKEKCLHILS comes from the exons ATGGCGAAAAGACATCAACTTTCCAATAATTTTGCTCTAAAGAAG TGCTCTGCAGAGGATCACATTAGTAAGTTACCTGATGAAATTCTTGTACATATACTGTCTTTCCTTACTGTTAAGGAAGCAGCAGACACCAGTGTCCTCTCCAAAAGATGGTTACTCTTGTGGACATATATTTATAGGCTTGATTTTAATGCCACCAAACCATTAAATGAAGTAGCATTAAATCCCAAGCTGAGGAAAATGTATATGAAGAAGTACATCAGATGGGTCAGCCGTACTTTGAAAATGTGCAAAGTTGAGAGATTAGACCAATTTCgtatttcttttgatttaaaCAAATTTGCCCAGCATAAGATTGATAGGTGGCTTGAGTTTGCCGTTGCTAGGCAAGTTCAAAGGCTAGAGTTGGACTTGTTAGATGGTGGGGATTTACCTCAATATATTGGGAGTTGTTATAACTTCCCCGTCCAACACTTTGGTCTCAATGACTATGACTATTCTGCTCAACCTCGTTTGAACAAGCTGCCACCTCtcttgcataatttttttaagtctTCAAAGGTACTGTTATTCAAGTCCGTAAATTTGACTGGGGAAGTTGTTGAGTTCTTCATTTACAATTGTCCATCTCTTGAAGAACTGACGGTTCATGCATCGGAAACATTGGTAAATCTTCAAGTCGTTGGTCCTTCCGTTAAGTTGAAATACTTTAGTATATGGTACTGTATAGCACTAAAATCACTTAAAATCTGTGATACAAACCTTGTAACACTTTCGACTACATTATCAGCAGCTCAATTATTGCTTGTTAATGTTCTGATGCTGATTGAGTTACATGCTTTGGGTTTTCCCACAAATATTTTGGATGCAATGTTGCCTTGTATTTCTTCTTGTGTTCTTTCTCAGGTAGAGGTCCTCAAGATAAATTCTGACATTACAATATTTGGTAAACATTCTGAGTATGGATTG GTTTATTTGGGGAAATACAAGATTCCTAAACTTACCATGCTCAAGAAATTTGTTTTAGTTTTGGAAGCATGGGAGGACAGAACTTTCTTAGATTGCACTAAAGTCATAGAGGCTGCTCCACAGTTGACGGAATTCGAGTTGAAT TTGATATGGATCAAACCAAAGAGGTCAAAAAGAGAGTGTAGAAAGGTCGCAAGCTGTCCTCTTCATCACCTCAAAGTGCTCAAGCTGTACGGATATTATGGCCGTACTAGTGAGCTTGAACTCGTTAGTTGTTTTTTGGAAAATGCTAGTGTGCTTGAGAAAATCTTGGTTGATCCTCTTCCACTAGATAATTTTCGTATCGAGGGGGAACCAAGGGAAAGTAAGCCTGTGCGAATTGCAAGAAATACGCAAAGCTCCAGCTTGAAAGAGAAGTGCCTTCACATATTGAGTTGA